A stretch of the Anaeromyxobacter sp. genome encodes the following:
- the ssb gene encoding single-stranded DNA-binding protein: protein MVNKVLLIGNLGKDPEVRYTSGGQAVANLRIATSRSWTDKQSGQRKEETEWHDVEVWGKQAEQCGEFLSKGRQVYVEGRLKTDTWDDKASGQKRSRVKVVADTVRFIGGGGGARGGAGGPGGPGGPGGAQRGGGQGGGQGGPPDDMGGPPPGFDDGGHGGGGGGGGDDIPF, encoded by the coding sequence ATGGTCAACAAGGTCCTCCTCATCGGCAACCTCGGCAAGGATCCCGAGGTCCGCTACACGTCCGGCGGCCAGGCCGTCGCCAACCTGCGCATCGCCACCTCCCGCTCCTGGACCGACAAGCAGTCCGGCCAGCGCAAGGAGGAGACCGAGTGGCACGACGTCGAGGTCTGGGGGAAGCAGGCCGAGCAGTGCGGTGAGTTCCTCTCCAAGGGCCGGCAGGTCTACGTCGAGGGCCGGCTCAAGACCGACACCTGGGACGACAAGGCCAGCGGCCAGAAGCGCAGCCGGGTGAAGGTGGTGGCCGACACCGTCCGCTTCATCGGCGGCGGCGGCGGCGCCCGCGGCGGCGCCGGTGGTCCCGGCGGTCCCGGTGGTCCCGGCGGCGCCCAGCGTGGCGGCGGACAGGGCGGCGGCCAGGGTGGCCCGCCCGACGACATGGGCGGCCCGCCCCCCGGCTTCGACGACGGCGGCCACGGCGGCGGCGGCGGCGGCGGCGGGGACGACATTCCGTTCTAG